taagagtcattccttcagtttctctaactcttgtatcctttctatcgcagagtattatcaagaaactgaacgatcttctattttcttcacaatcttccaatgtatccttagaaccacctagactagtgtgggcaattctcaacacatgagatagatatagagagaagaagagaaaataacaaagaggcttagaaaaggacttgtgtttagagagaatctaaaactatcagaaaatctgacttgtgacttacaaacttatgttttgacttctctataagcactccttttatagactcaattaagtcatttaatttaatttaaaaaatcaataaaataatagccattttgaagccctaggtcgaaattatcatgggctataggcccgtgaaatttcccatttgattataagcccattggacttaaaatcaaggcctgtattattttctattgatttaattaattaaataattatttaaatcctttatcaaattaattatttataatttgaacattgatttaaacttatttattaatttagacacaaatttatcttaattaataaatctgccacaatttctctttttttctcaaaattacacaactctgtgaaactatccaaaattgacctggtcaactttgataattctaattgatgattaaatcaattaattgagactatctagatgattttatccatggtacaatggggaccatgggcctatgaaatcaagctccaataagttatcataaatctaacaaataaatttactaacttattaattcctcgtgactccactatagacttggaattgcactcttgaattcatagaacgctctataacaaatatagatacgctattaattatccattgttacaaccataattgtcactcaatcctctatagacggtctacattgagataagactaaaataccgttttattcctcattgtattttatccttaaaacacttagttccttgtaaatgatatttcagtaaactaatttaattattgaaatgagatctctatcatttaacaccttgaaccaaactaaaaggaaaccatcgtttcacttcttcatcagaagctatagatgttcatatctatgattaacactcccactcaattatactaccgagttcccaagatgtaagtatgggctagtccgtagggtaagctggtaacgaacaagtcaaagaactcaaataatacaatcagttagaatactaaccactcagaattgagattgaattgacctatggtcaactatatgatatgactagaatagataataacagtatgtttacttatcttatcaactgtcaataccggtcctgtccgatgtaacaaatacatccgatcttatctactttgctaatgttctggaaagaacataacactgtaatgtgtaagtagatcatatcgtagattggcaagtcagtgtaaatctggtgcactgactaatcttaggactaacttattttgaacatataatcatatttatattccactgtgattacgtcactataaataagattagctatatgctcgggatttaatagaagtttatattaaacaaataatcatgaaaataaaacatgcgagcaaagtgattgaccaagtcaaaaaatgatttctattcttttattgataataaaatgagattacaaagaatttgggttttaattagggcataaaaccccaacaatatgagctaatgcccagcaagaagagctatATAGGACACAATCCCTAAGCCCAACAATATGAGATTTAAAACATAAAGATAAACTAACTCATATGATCACAACCTAAAACTTATACAACTCCTATCTTATAACTTTacataaattataaagttcaacAATAATTCATATTGTAACATATCATTCTTGTAGCATAACTTTACATACAATAGCATATTATAACATGCAACAATCATAACATATCACAAAACATTCATAACACGTATTACCAGTGTCGGTTCAGTCGTAAACTAGTGCTAATCTGGTCAGTTGTGCAACCGAGCATGAATtaacgtaagcatgcattttcatatGGTAAGCATGCCACACAAACATACAACATATTCACACATAATATAGTCACACATAACATTCATAACCTATAACATACCTCATAGCACAACCCATGACATAATTCTTAATGTaactcataacataattcacatcaTAGTTCATAGCATAATTCTTAGCAAAGTTCAAAACATAATTCCTGACATAATTCAAAATATAATTCATAGCAGACAAAGTTTACCAAACAAAAGTACGTCGTGCGTACACCCTGTGTGCAGGTGTCTactcttcttaccttaggtccaataTCGACGCAATCACCTCCCTTCACGTGTCTTTCCAAGTCCTAAATccaaaacatacaacatatatcattTAGAGACTCATAACTTAAGTCAAAGGTCATGTACCAAACCTTACCCTTCCTAAAACCCAATCAACCTTATATTGTCCTTTAGGGAAGTCCTAAAAATGTCCCTAAGAAGTTAGGGAGAAAGTTCCCAACGAACCCTATATGAAACAGCTTCAAAACGACCTAAAAACAACCAAAAATGACCCCGACGCGGTGACCGCGCCCCTATCATTTAGAGCTGTGACTCTAATTTGAAAACCTGACGCCGACTAAACTTCGAAAGGACATATCTCCctcaatataaatatgattttgaTGATTCTTTTTGGGTTTTTCTCTTCTCAAATCCCTCTATATCATCATACAAGTTTTAGAGAtaaataaaataccaaaaattaATGATAAGCCCCTAAAATCCATAACCCTAGTCATTCTTATGATTAAAAATTCTTCTTCCCCAATCTATGAACATACATCACAAAACTAGACCTTATATCATCATTAATTCATCCCTAATATGTTTCTAACCATTATTTATTAACCACCTAGTCTCTAACGTGCATATAAAATCAGTCATTCCAACCTATGCTTTCTAATCAATTCCACCATTAACATAGCTCAAAGCTTCAAGAACTATCAAAGAAACTTTAAAAGTGTGAGAAGTTTTTGCCAAGATCATGTGGAACAACCTAATCCTTGAAAATCTCCTCCCAAAGCATCCTAATTGAGCCCCCACACAAGTGCCTAGTGATCCATACGCATATGAAGAGATCatcatccttcttcttccttaGATCTTGAACCCTATTCTAGAGAAAAGGTGAGAGAGATTTCTCTTCTTTGATCATGTGTTGAACAGCCACCATATTCAAATTGTGAGTCTAACCCTAACCCTATTCTCTCACTTTCTATTTATAATGACTCATTATCGCCAAATTACCATCCTACCCTTGATATAAGTCATTCTAACAATTTCTCTAAACCCTTTTTAATAATTCTCCACTAACTGTCAGTATTCATAATCCATTATTAACTTATTCCCCATAAGTTATCTTTATTCCGTTATGACCCCTATTTCAAAAATTCTTGATAGTAAAGCCCCTAACACATGAAGGAAACTGTGATTCGCCACTTTAACACATATCCCGAGCACTTTTAGTATTTTCCAATGTCAAATATCTTACACTGATATAATATATGTTGGCCTGTAAAATTggtcaacggtcgtatgtacagtatacaacacattttgaacaaaataaatagaataaacgacagagtatgattatcttaaataaacacagatgaattttataatggttcagccctattctgatgaacaataataacctaatccacttagtctttagtattgaattactcgacaattacaagtacgAACTGATGAGTTCACTCCTCAGAAAGATTTTTCTCCCAAATTTCCAGAAATATAAAGATCTTAGGAAAAAGCCCAAAAGTCCTCTTTCTGAAGCTcttggtcctttatttatagtactcaggggctgttacatgattagTAGTACTggggatcatggtttggtacacaatcactgtgagtggagatacgtgtccacctccccatgattatgagatcgtgggtcttcctgttgtcttctctggatcgTGATTGATAGTGCACGATTGAGACCCTcaagaaaatgctaagtcttaattggtctatgagacttaggtgttaGGCCCTATGACCCGAGCTTGGGTGATAAGCCTATGACCTTCTAGGTGCTGggcctgttgatcctctgggtgctaggcctgtgaccttcttggtgttaggcctgttgatttcagtttgaacgagagtaagtatttctcagtgaagtgtacttgggggtttaggccgaccaccctatgaagaatagggtgggccgaccacccaggtggttcttgagcatgttaggccgaccacccctaggggtccctgggcatactggggccgaccacccctggggtaggggttAGGCTTGGTCGATTTCCCTATAGGTCCTAGACTTATCTTTTTTGCCTGTCGGTCAtttttcaatacttcgtcgtgtttccctaatttgtgatgtcacgtgtcccATTCTCATTCGctacgtcatcctcgtattttttagggataacaatatcatatatacatattcatataatcacataatacataatttcacaaaattacaaaaatactcaccaagagtattaaattaccaaattgTCATCACATGACAAAAATACCAATATACCCATGAAATGAAAAGATGGATATTACatatagtgtaggcaccgtcattaagtTCAACCAATGGGATTAGGATTTTTAAACACAttatttggagcttaaaacacatGTATGTACGAACACGTCAGGCGACGCGATGCATCGCTTGCTGGGCATCGCCAAAACCCTAGGGTTTTAGGCGATACAACGCCTCCAAGGTGGCGACGCATCGCCACGTAGGCaggtcaaaattctcaaaattgaccttaaacacctccaaatgttcCCAAACTTTTTGCATATCCAAAatcttaaacaaatttaaataccATTAATACACTATGAGAAAACTTTTCATGACAGGGAGAATCAACAACATTGACTACCGAGTTTAATAGTCGCGGATTATAAGTGCCAATTGATCTATGATGCCTATCTCGCATTTTAGGTATAGGGCATCAATCATTCAATGATGCCTATAATTCATGACCATTAAGAGCCTCACGCTGTTGATTGACGCCAAAGGGTGACTACACCGGCCAAATGTGAGTATATTGTAGTAACGTTGAGTAAAATATAAATTTCTTAAAGATGACTAATTTAGGAggtaataaattttaattttattgtaATAAAAGTgacattttattataaaaaatttatattatgaCAAATTGAAGTGTATAATAGCTACAACATAACTAGCTAAATAGTTAGATAGGGATCTACAACTTTTACACATTTAATATATTCAATATTTTATTGCATATAATGAGAATTAATACATAAATATATGACTCTAAATTTACTAATTAGTGGTGAGTTTTACTTCTTACACGCTACTCCTATTGAAAGAGACAAATATATTAATACTTAATGTTGACACACAACTATATacgtatattttattattgatacaAACATCATAATGACCATACCACCTACTAATCTAAAAGAAAAAACCCACAACATATTCAAAGGCCTAAACAAATTTAAATACCATTAACAGAATGTGAGAATATTTTTCATGATAGGGCGAGATTTACACATGGCTTCTAATTGCACGGCCTTAGACATAGTGATTCCTTTACCTTCAATCATATCAATTTTATCATTGCCAATTCTCTCCCAGTCAAAGCACTGAATCAAGGACCCCAACGTCAAGCCCATCATTCGTTGGGCTAGGCCTTTTCCAGGGCATGCCCGTCTTCCAAGCCCAAATGGCATTAGCTTGAATCCTTCGCCGTCACCATTGTTGTTCTCAAACCTTTCGGGCACGAAACTCTCGGCATCTTCCCAAAATTTAGGATTTCTATGTATGGCCCATGCATTTACTAATAATATAGTATCACATGGCACATCGTATCCATTAATGGTGCAGTCTTTGGAGGAGTAGTGAGGTATAAGAAATGGAGCTACTGGGTACAATCGTAAAGTCTCGGAAATGACACATTGGAGGTAAGGAAGTTTGGAAAGATCTGATTCGTCTACCAATTGGTGTTGACCGATTTTAGAGTCCAACTCAGTTTTAAGCTTTTTTAAAACATGAGGATGATTTAATAGGTTGGACATTGCCCACTCTATTGTTGCTCCAGATGTATCAGTTCCACCTGAAAATATTACCTGCAAAATAAAATTAGTTTTTTAGAGTGCCGACTATATGGATAGTGTTCGTAATCACTGTAGCGACAACATTTTAGTCACAACTTATATTTTTTGGGACTAAACGTCTCTTTTAGCtacaacaaaaaaatttatatgacgaAAATGTCATATTTAATTACAAGTTGTCACTAATatagttttagtcacaacctataacttttaataataaattttattgtgactaaaaatatatCTAGTGACAAGAAATTGTAATTTTTGTGACTATTACAAAATTCATAGACTTTTTAGTGATGATATAGGTAAGATGATTATTGTCACTAAAACTAAAGTTTTTTGTGGTGAATATATGATTCAAAATGGAAAAATTAGCAAACTTAGATTTAATATGAAAGTTTAaatcaaaatagtttttttttattttttgaaaaaaggTAATATGCTAAATTaacctatatttttttttatatgagaattaatttgtttgtacataattaaaaatattttgattaaattCAAGACAAAATGAATtacttattttttaattatatttaaaatatataataatttgatttgttgaattaataaatataaatatggtATATTTAGATTGTTTATGAAATGTAGTTCTTTATAAATGTGTATTTCGATATTCActgtagaaaaaaaaatgaaaatagcaTACCAATACGAAGCCTTTGATAATTTCGTCAGTGTAATATTCAGGCTGAGACTGCTGCAAAGAGAGTAAATGTTCGATAATGGTGTTCCGATTCTTATCTTCGTGACTCCGATGCTCATCAATCAAACCCTGTAAAGCCAGGTCCAACCTCTTCGCaactctcttcactttcttctcAAAACCAGTCGGAATCCAATTCAGGATCGGAAAAAGGTCCCCTGGATTCCCTGATTCGACGAGCTCGAAAGTAGCTTTAACAGCATCCCTAAACTGTCGCGCTTCACCTTCATTCGCCGT
The genomic region above belongs to Humulus lupulus chromosome 1, drHumLupu1.1, whole genome shotgun sequence and contains:
- the LOC133812813 gene encoding cytochrome P450 81Q32-like; its protein translation is MDQQVLVYTSLSFIIILLAYKLFFQTKKRHYKNLPPSPPSYPIIGHIHLLKLPFHRALHSLSSKYGDVFSLRLGSRHVVVVSSPSAVEECFTTNDIVLANRPRFLMGKYTGYNYTVMAEAPYGPHWRNLRRIGADEIFSPRRLNLFVGIRRDEVNRLLCKLSRRNDSEKVELRSMIEELTFNILMRMVAGKRYETANEGEARQFRDAVKATFELVESGNPGDLFPILNWIPTGFEKKVKRVAKRLDLALQGLIDEHRSHEDKNRNTIIEHLLSLQQSQPEYYTDEIIKGFVLVIFSGGTDTSGATIEWAMSNLLNHPHVLKKLKTELDSKIGQHQLVDESDLSKLPYLQCVISETLRLYPVAPFLIPHYSSKDCTINGYDVPCDTILLVNAWAIHRNPKFWEDAESFVPERFENNNGDGEGFKLMPFGLGRRACPGKGLAQRMMGLTLGSLIQCFDWERIGNDKIDMIEGKGITMSKAVQLEAMCKSRPIMKNILTFC